In one Candidatus Hepatincola sp. Av genomic region, the following are encoded:
- a CDS encoding Tetracycline resistance protein, class B, with product MIWLFLIVLIDGIGFGIILPLLPLFVLKFNLTPFHIGILAAVFSFAQFITAPILGMLSDKFGRKKIIVVCLFIISASYYLLSIASTFLIAVLARFLAGSFSGNISVVLASASDLSNSRNRTKYMGIIGAGYGIGFVLGPIIGGFLAGDTNSGANFHLVFYVAALFTLLAGVIAGVFSKETIKVKNNPINIFVNIKRTLTLIVNNKNLMFLIYLSILMWFAFASINVFLTTWAVLKFNLNPMQLGTIATIFASIAAIMQILSPKLISGGKAILLGFQISAFSIFAIIFEPNINYLLILLAFLATGIGILFPNLNATISVQGSTRSKGFILGLSQSSGMLGQTLGPLIVGFLYSAYSPTYAWLTITASFILASFITLFFMLNEK from the coding sequence ATGATTTGGCTATTTTTAATTGTATTAATTGATGGTATTGGTTTTGGTATAATTCTACCTTTACTACCTTTATTTGTATTAAAATTTAATCTTACTCCTTTTCATATTGGTATTTTAGCTGCTGTTTTTTCTTTCGCTCAATTTATTACTGCCCCTATTTTAGGCATGTTAAGTGATAAATTTGGTAGAAAAAAAATTATTGTAGTCTGTTTATTTATTATTTCGGCATCTTATTATTTACTATCTATTGCCTCTACTTTTTTAATTGCTGTACTTGCTAGGTTTCTTGCTGGTTCTTTTTCTGGGAATATTTCTGTAGTTCTTGCCAGTGCTTCCGATTTATCTAATAGCCGTAACCGTACTAAATATATGGGAATTATTGGGGCAGGCTATGGTATTGGTTTTGTGTTGGGTCCTATTATTGGTGGTTTTTTAGCTGGTGATACCAACAGCGGTGCTAACTTCCATTTAGTATTTTATGTAGCAGCCTTATTTACCTTACTTGCTGGTGTGATTGCTGGTGTTTTTTCCAAAGAAACCATTAAAGTCAAAAACAATCCTATTAATATCTTCGTTAATATTAAAAGAACATTAACTTTAATTGTTAATAATAAAAATTTGATGTTTTTAATTTATTTATCTATTTTAATGTGGTTTGCTTTTGCCTCCATTAATGTTTTTCTAACCACTTGGGCAGTGTTAAAATTTAATTTGAATCCGATGCAGCTTGGAACCATTGCTACAATTTTTGCCTCTATTGCCGCTATTATGCAGATATTATCACCTAAACTTATTTCTGGTGGTAAAGCAATTTTATTAGGCTTTCAAATTTCAGCTTTCTCTATTTTTGCTATTATTTTTGAACCAAATATAAATTACTTATTAATTTTATTAGCATTTCTAGCTACCGGTATTGGCATTTTATTCCCAAATCTTAATGCTACTATTTCAGTACAAGGCTCCACCAGAAGTAAAGGATTCATTTTAGGGCTTTCCCAATCTTCAGGTATGTTAGGGCAAACTTTAGGTCCATTAATTGTAGGTTTTCTATATTCAGCTTATAGCCCTACTTATGCTTGGTTAACTATAACTGCTAGTTTTATTTTAGCCTCGTTTATTACTCTATTTTTTATGTTAAATGAAAAGTAG
- a CDS encoding Tetracycline resistance protein, class B, protein MLILFFITVIDVMGFGMIFPLFPLIKVRFGFSNMEIGYVASLFAIAGIFGSILWGMLSDKFGRKYALALPTLCLAVIYYFTGHVENSNVFLVLRFFAGFFASNFSVTFAAASDLSTPETKFKNMGIIGGSFGLGFVFGPAIGGILAGNNLDINSVNFSLPFEVSAIISVIIGLTTLLFFKESLNKNLITDNNAPRESILKATLSTFSNKYLLFFLVLNVIFTSMMGGAQVFLGVWLNQALHFTPRDIGLYWSSCGLLMSLVQFNISKLFKTKQALVTGFILYGASMFVLAYTYNLPVLIAATGIMTIGIALVSPSVNTRISMSDPHRQGLIFGFNQAIASAGRIIGPNSLALVFSFSHKIAWLSVSVLSLTACLAILWFVKKD, encoded by the coding sequence ATGTTGATTTTATTTTTTATTACTGTTATAGATGTTATGGGATTTGGTATGATATTCCCCCTGTTTCCATTAATTAAAGTTCGTTTTGGCTTTAGTAATATGGAAATTGGTTATGTAGCTTCATTGTTTGCTATTGCTGGTATTTTTGGTAGTATTCTTTGGGGTATGTTAAGCGATAAATTTGGTAGAAAATACGCCTTAGCTTTACCTACATTATGTTTAGCTGTTATTTATTATTTCACAGGGCATGTTGAAAATAGTAATGTCTTTTTAGTGTTACGTTTTTTTGCTGGTTTTTTTGCCTCAAACTTTTCAGTAACTTTTGCTGCGGCTTCTGATTTATCTACTCCAGAAACTAAATTTAAAAATATGGGAATTATTGGTGGCTCCTTTGGTTTAGGGTTTGTTTTCGGTCCTGCCATTGGTGGTATATTAGCGGGTAATAATCTTGATATTAATTCCGTAAACTTTTCTTTACCCTTTGAAGTATCAGCTATTATTAGTGTAATTATAGGGTTAACAACTTTGTTGTTTTTCAAAGAAAGTTTAAATAAAAACCTAATAACCGATAACAATGCTCCAAGAGAATCTATACTAAAAGCAACTCTTAGCACTTTCTCTAACAAATATTTATTATTCTTTTTAGTTTTAAATGTAATTTTTACCTCTATGATGGGAGGAGCCCAAGTATTTTTAGGTGTTTGGCTAAATCAAGCATTACATTTCACTCCAAGAGATATTGGCTTATATTGGAGCTCATGTGGCTTGTTAATGTCTTTAGTTCAGTTTAATATTTCCAAATTATTTAAAACTAAACAAGCACTTGTAACAGGCTTTATTTTATATGGAGCCTCTATGTTTGTTCTTGCTTATACTTATAATTTACCTGTACTAATAGCCGCAACAGGAATAATGACAATTGGTATAGCTTTGGTATCTCCTAGTGTTAATACTAGAATTAGTATGAGCGACCCCCACCGTCAAGGTTTAATTTTTGGTTTCAATCAAGCCATAGCTAGTGCTGGACGTATTATTGGCCCTAATAGTTTAGCTTTGGTTTTCTCTTTTAGCCATAAAATTGCTTGGTTAAGCGTTAGTGTACTTTCCTTAACTGCTTGCTTAGCAATATTATGGTTTGTAAAAAAAGACTAA
- a CDS encoding Tetracycline resistance protein, class C has product MILLTFITFIDLLGFGIIFPLLPAIQEYLHLNDLQVGYMASIFSLAALFGCVIWGVLSDKYGRKYLVVFPLLATAITYLLTVYSKDFYSLLLLRFLCGFFASHVTVIFAITMDISKPEEKMKNFGVLSAGLGLGFILGPTLGGSLVKLSTYYHMLPLALPFYTSAALSLIGGLLAFKFLKESLSVKERAEKSKGSLLQDVRALYTQKTTIILTYLSVITFLLFSGLEVYLTLWLSNNFNFSAPKIGIYWGVFSIIITITQLTLPRFLSNHQALVGGFILFAISQLLLLVTYNIYILFLMTTIFAISFGIVMPAINVHISNLGAKNQQGLLFGINQSLGNLGRLIGPYLLGIIYQINHSWAWLFSAMIATVSTFITIIFYRKES; this is encoded by the coding sequence ATGATACTTTTAACTTTTATTACTTTTATAGACCTTCTTGGTTTTGGTATAATTTTTCCATTGCTACCCGCTATTCAGGAATATTTACACCTAAATGACTTACAAGTTGGCTATATGGCATCTATTTTTTCTTTAGCTGCATTGTTTGGTTGCGTAATTTGGGGAGTATTAAGCGATAAATATGGTAGAAAATATTTAGTTGTTTTTCCACTACTAGCTACAGCTATTACTTATTTATTAACAGTATATTCTAAAGATTTTTATTCACTTTTATTACTTAGATTCCTATGTGGTTTTTTTGCTTCCCATGTAACGGTTATTTTTGCTATTACTATGGATATTTCCAAGCCTGAAGAAAAAATGAAAAACTTTGGAGTTCTTTCAGCTGGTTTAGGTTTAGGCTTTATTTTAGGACCTACTTTAGGAGGAAGTTTAGTAAAACTTAGTACATATTACCATATGCTTCCTTTAGCCTTGCCTTTTTATACATCAGCAGCCTTATCTTTAATAGGTGGTTTATTAGCTTTTAAATTTCTTAAGGAAAGTTTATCTGTTAAAGAAAGAGCCGAAAAATCTAAGGGTTCATTATTACAAGATGTACGTGCATTATATACACAAAAAACTACCATTATTCTTACTTATTTATCGGTTATAACGTTTTTATTATTTTCAGGCTTAGAGGTTTACCTAACTTTGTGGTTAAGCAATAATTTTAATTTTAGTGCACCTAAAATAGGAATTTATTGGGGAGTCTTTTCTATTATTATTACCATTACTCAACTTACTTTACCAAGATTTCTTTCTAACCACCAAGCCTTAGTAGGTGGTTTTATTTTATTTGCAATTTCTCAATTATTGTTGTTAGTTACATATAATATTTATATACTATTCTTAATGACAACTATTTTTGCTATTTCATTTGGTATTGTAATGCCTGCCATTAATGTCCATATTTCAAATTTAGGGGCAAAAAATCAGCAAGGTTTGTTATTTGGAATTAACCAATCTTTAGGTAACTTAGGTAGATTAATAGGACCTTATCTACTTGGAATTATTTACCAAATAAACCATAGTTGGGCATGGTTGTTTTCAGCAATGATTGCTACAGTATCTACATTTATAACTATTATCTTTTATAGGAAAGAATCTTAG
- the gap1 gene encoding Glyceraldehyde-3-phosphate dehydrogenase 1 has product MIRVAINGFGRIGRLTLRAMLEKNRKDINVVAINDLGSAETNAHLLKYDSVHGILNQEVSVKNEKTLVVNGKEIAVCAERDPKNLPWKDLKIDVVFECTGLFTSKEKAASHLEAGAKKVLISAPGTDIDLTVVYGVNHDKLQANHTVVSNASCTTNCLAPVAYVLDKELGIERGFCTTVHSYTGDQPTLDTFHKDLRRARAAALSMIPTSTGAAKAVGLVLPELKGKLDGSAIRVPTPNVSLIDFKFTTKKATSKEEVNKFITEYANGKLKGILAINDKPLVSIDFNHCEASSTFDLTQTQVIDGNFVRVVSWYDNEWGFSNRMADTAIAMMKA; this is encoded by the coding sequence ATGATTCGTGTTGCTATTAATGGTTTTGGAAGAATTGGTCGTTTAACTCTTAGAGCCATGCTAGAAAAAAATAGAAAAGATATTAATGTTGTAGCAATTAACGATTTAGGTTCAGCTGAAACTAACGCACATCTATTAAAATACGATAGTGTGCATGGTATTTTAAACCAAGAAGTATCTGTTAAAAATGAAAAAACCTTAGTTGTTAATGGGAAAGAAATTGCTGTATGTGCCGAAAGAGATCCTAAAAACTTACCATGGAAAGATTTAAAAATTGATGTAGTCTTTGAATGTACAGGTTTATTTACTTCAAAAGAAAAAGCGGCATCTCATCTTGAAGCTGGTGCTAAAAAAGTTCTAATTTCAGCGCCTGGAACAGATATAGATCTAACTGTAGTTTACGGTGTAAACCACGATAAACTACAAGCAAATCATACTGTTGTTTCTAATGCTTCATGTACTACTAATTGCTTAGCACCTGTAGCCTATGTGTTAGATAAAGAGCTAGGTATTGAAAGAGGTTTTTGTACAACAGTACATTCCTATACAGGAGATCAACCAACTTTAGATACTTTCCATAAAGATCTAAGAAGAGCCAGAGCTGCAGCTTTATCTATGATCCCTACCTCAACTGGAGCAGCTAAAGCTGTTGGTTTAGTATTACCAGAACTTAAAGGTAAGTTAGATGGTTCAGCTATTCGGGTACCTACTCCTAATGTATCTTTGATTGACTTCAAATTTACTACTAAAAAGGCAACCTCTAAAGAAGAAGTAAACAAATTCATCACTGAATATGCTAATGGTAAATTAAAAGGTATTTTAGCAATCAACGATAAACCTTTAGTATCTATTGATTTCAACCACTGTGAAGCTAGTTCAACTTTTGATTTAACCCAAACTCAAGTTATTGATGGCAACTTTGTAAGAGTTGTATCATGGTACGATAACGAATGGGGTTTTTCAAACAGAATGGCAGATACAGCTATCGCTATGATGAAAGCCTAA
- the rpsU gene encoding 30S ribosomal protein S21 → MCTVTVRDNNIEQSLRVLKKKLQREGIFRELKLRTGFEKPSKKKAREKSESLRRARKLERKKLEKQGF, encoded by the coding sequence GTGTGTACAGTTACCGTTAGAGATAACAACATTGAACAATCACTAAGAGTTTTGAAAAAAAAGCTCCAAAGAGAAGGGATTTTCAGGGAATTAAAACTAAGAACTGGTTTTGAAAAGCCTTCAAAGAAAAAAGCTCGTGAAAAGTCTGAATCTTTACGTAGAGCCAGAAAACTAGAAAGAAAGAAATTAGAGAAACAAGGTTTTTAA
- the suhB gene encoding Inositol-1-monophosphatase, with protein MKTPLLNLMIIAIQKAANYVNRDFSEVSFLLNTPNKAIDFAQQSQLKACKTMYNDLNKFKKSYSFIMPDSTKDIQKDLSNFFVINGILGLHNFSAGLPHFCLSLALERDSEIFAAVILNPITNELFYAEKNVGAFFNKQKLRYNSTDNYLSSLNGIVSTDIQGIKEYQNNSTKMPALILGCPPLELCYLAANKFKSCNYQVPLKPNELAPALLIASEANLNLNYEVHNNVITFLNNSE; from the coding sequence ATGAAAACTCCTTTATTAAACTTAATGATAATTGCTATTCAAAAGGCGGCTAATTATGTTAACCGAGACTTTAGTGAGGTTTCATTTTTATTGAATACACCCAATAAAGCCATAGATTTTGCCCAGCAAAGCCAACTTAAGGCTTGTAAAACTATGTATAACGACTTAAACAAATTCAAAAAGTCTTATAGTTTCATTATGCCTGATTCCACCAAAGATATCCAAAAAGATTTATCTAACTTTTTTGTAATTAATGGTATTCTAGGGTTACATAATTTTTCAGCTGGTCTACCACATTTTTGCTTATCTTTAGCTTTAGAACGGGATAGTGAAATTTTTGCAGCCGTAATACTTAATCCTATTACTAATGAATTATTTTATGCTGAAAAAAATGTTGGTGCCTTCTTTAATAAACAAAAGTTACGTTATAACTCAACAGATAATTACTTAAGTAGTTTAAATGGGATTGTTAGTACCGATATTCAAGGTATTAAAGAGTATCAAAATAACTCTACAAAAATGCCTGCTTTAATTTTAGGTTGCCCCCCTTTAGAGCTTTGCTACCTTGCAGCTAATAAATTTAAAAGTTGTAACTACCAAGTTCCATTAAAACCAAATGAACTAGCTCCTGCCTTATTAATTGCTAGTGAGGCTAACTTAAATTTAAATTATGAAGTTCATAATAATGTTATTACATTTTTAAATAATTCTGAATAA
- a CDS encoding DUF1013 domain-containing protein, producing MTPLMPKSIALWLIEKTSLTFEQIADFCGLHILEVEALANDDHPKTLQAFSPIISGDLTIEEIQQGEADSTHKLKAIENTDYEKYLKSTKKHTSNSQSKFKRKAKPEAILWLLNNYPHISEYQISKLLATTTNTVKAIKSKAYWNYANLVPKNPVNLGLCTEVELSEVIHKANEQIKTK from the coding sequence ATGACACCATTAATGCCAAAATCTATTGCCTTATGGTTAATTGAAAAAACTTCTCTTACATTTGAACAAATTGCAGATTTTTGTGGTCTGCATATTTTAGAAGTAGAAGCATTAGCTAATGACGATCACCCTAAAACTTTACAGGCTTTTAGCCCTATTATTTCTGGTGATTTAACTATTGAGGAAATTCAACAAGGTGAGGCTGACTCTACTCATAAGTTAAAAGCTATAGAAAATACCGACTATGAAAAATATCTAAAGTCTACTAAAAAGCATACCTCAAATAGCCAAAGTAAGTTTAAACGTAAAGCTAAACCTGAAGCTATTTTATGGTTACTAAATAATTATCCTCATATTTCAGAGTATCAGATTAGTAAATTATTAGCTACTACTACTAATACTGTAAAGGCTATAAAGTCTAAAGCCTATTGGAATTATGCTAATCTTGTTCCCAAAAACCCTGTGAATTTGGGCTTATGTACGGAAGTTGAATTATCAGAAGTTATCCATAAAGCTAATGAACAAATAAAAACTAAATAA
- the pfkA gene encoding ATP-dependent 6-phosphofructokinase → MSKIQKIGILTSGGDCSGLNAAIRAVVKKAIQLGWEVYGIQEGTVGLMSRPLHCIKLDGSNTGIDLLKHGGTILKTVNKGDPFNYPMPDGSFKDRSGEIVAGYKELGLDALIAIGGDGSMRIIEKITDLGKIKFIGIPKTIDNDVPFTEFPIGYSTALSVAVESIERLHDTALSHKRVMIVEVMGRDVGHIALSSGIAGGADIILIPEIPYDINAVANCLNNIYSAGRDYAIVVVSEAAISKHGNQTFAEGNDNQKRYGGVGHVIGMQLQEIAGFENRVTVLGHTQRGGSPVTLDRIIASAFGVRAVELLAEGKNKRVVGWMNRKVIDVDISQITSTSGAVDLDGDLMNTARGLGICFGEAD, encoded by the coding sequence ATGTCAAAAATACAAAAAATAGGTATTTTAACTAGTGGCGGTGATTGCTCTGGTTTAAATGCTGCCATTAGAGCAGTAGTGAAAAAAGCAATACAATTAGGTTGGGAAGTATATGGTATTCAAGAGGGAACTGTAGGTTTAATGTCTCGTCCTTTGCATTGTATTAAACTAGATGGATCTAACACAGGGATAGATCTCCTTAAGCACGGTGGTACTATTTTAAAAACGGTTAATAAAGGAGACCCCTTTAATTATCCAATGCCAGATGGTTCCTTTAAAGATAGAAGTGGTGAAATTGTTGCTGGATATAAAGAATTAGGGTTAGATGCTTTGATTGCCATAGGTGGTGATGGTAGCATGCGGATAATTGAAAAAATTACTGATTTAGGTAAAATTAAATTTATAGGTATTCCTAAAACCATTGATAACGATGTTCCTTTTACTGAATTCCCTATAGGGTATTCTACGGCATTAAGTGTGGCAGTAGAGAGCATTGAAAGGTTACATGATACTGCTCTTAGCCATAAAAGGGTAATGATTGTAGAGGTTATGGGAAGGGATGTTGGTCATATTGCTCTTAGTTCTGGGATTGCTGGTGGTGCAGATATTATTTTAATTCCTGAAATTCCTTATGATATTAATGCAGTTGCTAACTGTTTAAACAATATTTATAGTGCAGGTAGAGACTATGCTATTGTTGTAGTTTCAGAGGCAGCTATTTCTAAACATGGAAACCAAACTTTTGCAGAAGGGAATGATAACCAAAAAAGGTATGGTGGTGTAGGTCATGTGATTGGTATGCAATTACAAGAAATTGCTGGTTTTGAAAACCGTGTTACGGTATTAGGGCATACGCAAAGAGGAGGTTCTCCTGTAACCTTAGATAGAATAATAGCTTCAGCCTTTGGGGTAAGAGCCGTAGAATTATTAGCTGAAGGTAAAAATAAACGAGTTGTTGGTTGGATGAATCGTAAAGTAATTGATGTAGATATTAGCCAGATTACTAGTACATCAGGAGCCGTAGATTTAGATGGAGATTTAATGAATACTGCTAGAGGCTTAGGTATTTGTTTTGGTGAAGCCGACTAG
- a CDS encoding Cell division protein ZapA-like, with translation MAVIEVKINNKLYQIGCEPEEKAKIKKYASMLSQKVTKFEKENPIFFLGLNNERVFLFQSLSFLEEIDNLLTTVKTLQREVAEYKNSKVNTESLEFYQELEKKIDQINTTIRKF, from the coding sequence ATGGCAGTTATTGAGGTTAAAATTAATAACAAACTTTATCAAATAGGTTGCGAGCCAGAAGAGAAGGCTAAAATTAAAAAGTATGCTAGTATGCTATCTCAAAAAGTTACTAAATTTGAAAAAGAAAATCCTATATTTTTTTTAGGTTTAAATAACGAGCGAGTTTTTTTGTTTCAGTCATTATCTTTTTTAGAAGAAATAGATAATTTATTAACTACAGTAAAAACTTTACAACGAGAAGTTGCTGAATATAAAAATTCTAAAGTGAATACTGAAAGCTTAGAATTCTACCAAGAATTAGAAAAAAAGATTGATCAAATTAATACTACAATTCGTAAATTTTAG
- the efp gene encoding Elongation factor P, which produces MKINGNAIRPSMVILHKEKLYKVVKIQHVKPGKGGAYAQVELKDIINGNKLNERFRSDESVERAILEQKECQFSYIDRGFYVFLEAETFEQINIAKSTLTEDQIPYMQEGIQVIVEFYEENPISVTLPSSIILEVVETEAVIKGQTVSSSFKPAILNNGVRVMVPQHIEAGTKIVINPQDSTYVERAK; this is translated from the coding sequence ATGAAAATAAATGGTAACGCTATTCGCCCCAGTATGGTTATTCTACATAAAGAAAAACTTTATAAAGTTGTTAAAATTCAACATGTAAAACCAGGTAAAGGTGGGGCTTATGCCCAAGTAGAACTTAAAGATATTATTAATGGTAATAAATTAAATGAAAGATTTCGCTCTGATGAAAGTGTAGAAAGAGCTATTCTAGAACAAAAAGAATGCCAATTTTCTTATATAGATAGAGGTTTCTACGTATTTTTAGAGGCAGAAACTTTTGAACAAATTAACATTGCTAAAAGTACTTTAACTGAAGACCAAATACCCTACATGCAAGAAGGAATTCAAGTTATTGTAGAATTCTATGAAGAAAATCCTATTAGTGTTACTTTACCTTCATCTATTATTTTAGAAGTTGTAGAAACCGAAGCAGTAATTAAAGGGCAAACGGTATCTAGTTCTTTTAAACCTGCAATTTTAAATAATGGGGTACGAGTTATGGTTCCCCAACATATTGAGGCAGGAACTAAAATTGTTATTAACCCCCAAGATTCAACTTATGTGGAAAGAGCAAAATAA
- the rpmE gene encoding 50S ribosomal protein L31, with product MKKNIHPNYHKIFVQFTDGTKIETQSTWGKEGDVMILDIDSKTHPAWTGVQKLVDNAGRISKFNNKFAGLNFNK from the coding sequence ATGAAAAAAAACATACACCCAAATTATCATAAAATTTTTGTTCAATTCACTGATGGCACTAAGATAGAAACTCAATCTACTTGGGGTAAAGAAGGTGATGTAATGATTTTAGATATTGATAGCAAAACTCATCCTGCTTGGACTGGCGTACAAAAACTAGTAGATAATGCAGGTCGTATTTCTAAGTTTAACAATAAGTTTGCTGGTTTAAACTTTAATAAGTAA
- a CDS encoding MFS transporter, with product MWLQVTLLSIFITTILAGIGASPLLPSIAEHFNGGELFAHIFFVTPSLVSIPFLLLSGFLSSKISKIKLIKIGLILFIIGGLGCMLSYNQSSMLFFRAIIGIALGLTMPLGVALISDYYYGPAREKVLSYSMIVTYASAIVILLLTGGLVLVYWRIAFLINLIAIIPLFLISKNLGAVQKKTFKHHYPVFFAFIFKIEIYKLLFLNFLVILLTFVYFSNITFFIIDTKIGGAFEASIAQSMTMFFAILSNFLMHPIKKISAKILLALQTLFMAQALLMLSSYNISITEVYISACLLGIGYGSFYSSIVADITISSSRINKVNAIAFSVASMYLAQFLSPLFFENFDAIFHIKNYATDFLLVGIFFSIFAIYLFIKFLLEHRKLIGVR from the coding sequence ATGTGGCTTCAGGTTACTTTATTATCAATATTCATTACTACTATATTAGCTGGTATTGGAGCCTCGCCGTTATTGCCTTCAATTGCCGAGCATTTCAACGGTGGTGAGTTATTTGCTCATATATTTTTTGTAACTCCCTCATTAGTTAGCATTCCATTTTTATTATTATCGGGGTTTTTATCTAGCAAAATTTCTAAAATTAAATTAATTAAAATTGGCTTGATTTTATTTATTATTGGTGGCTTGGGCTGTATGTTATCTTATAATCAGTCTTCTATGCTATTTTTTAGGGCTATTATTGGTATTGCTTTAGGCTTGACTATGCCACTTGGGGTTGCATTAATTTCCGATTATTATTATGGTCCTGCTAGAGAAAAAGTACTTAGTTATTCTATGATAGTAACCTACGCTAGTGCTATAGTAATTTTATTACTAACCGGAGGGTTAGTATTAGTTTATTGGCGGATTGCTTTTTTAATTAATTTAATTGCAATTATTCCTTTGTTTTTAATAAGTAAAAATTTAGGTGCTGTGCAGAAGAAAACCTTTAAACATCATTACCCTGTATTCTTTGCCTTTATTTTTAAAATAGAAATTTATAAGCTGTTATTCTTAAACTTTTTAGTGATTTTATTAACTTTTGTATATTTTTCTAATATTACTTTCTTTATTATAGATACTAAAATAGGTGGTGCTTTTGAGGCATCTATTGCCCAGAGTATGACTATGTTCTTTGCTATATTATCTAATTTCTTAATGCACCCTATAAAAAAAATATCTGCAAAAATTTTGTTGGCTTTGCAAACATTGTTTATGGCACAAGCATTATTAATGCTTTCTTCGTATAATATTTCAATTACAGAGGTTTATATTTCTGCATGTTTATTAGGTATAGGTTATGGTAGTTTTTATAGCTCTATTGTAGCCGATATTACAATTAGTTCTTCTAGGATTAATAAAGTAAATGCTATTGCTTTTAGTGTAGCTTCTATGTATTTGGCTCAATTTTTATCACCGTTATTTTTTGAAAACTTTGATGCAATTTTTCATATTAAAAACTATGCTACAGATTTCTTACTTGTAGGCATATTCTTTAGTATTTTTGCTATTTACTTGTTTATTAAGTTCTTATTGGAACATAGAAAATTAATAGGGGTTAGATAG